One genomic window of Gimesia chilikensis includes the following:
- a CDS encoding redoxin family protein, which translates to MPDSLFRFCTLLLICCCLQTASAREQARPEIHSNTGPLQFKDIRYLTRSLADFPDRKAFVIVACNTTCPLVKRYLPKLKRLEQQYRPQGVQFIALHTGPTDSIREIAEFAVEHEIPFPNVQDRKGTSVAALGLTRTPEVAVLDASYRLHYRGRIDDQYRIGGSLPRPSQENLTAAIEGVLHGTPISVTETNVDGCLITHAAQTEPDRSLTYYKDIQPLLQKHCTDCHRPGTEAPFALTTLAEVQNNGAMIAEVVSDQRMPPWYGGTSHAEFANHRGMSRRERKQVTDWVESGMPAGTEPADFKPALTEVDADKWLIGEPDLKISMLERHALPAEGYIPYRYTILPYVFPEDTWVSAIEIKPDNPGVVHHCNMAAVTLTKKWDESNFLTGKVPGSGPMMLPEGLGVMIPKGSALALQIHYTSTGKPENCRISVGFKYVQGKVQKRYRFLIIKNTKFEIPPEAPHYEVSNARTLKQDAHGIGLFAHMHLRGKDLSFLAHYPEGKQEKLLVIPNYSFDWQIGYLWKDQRHFFPKGTRIEAIAHYDNSAFNPFNPDPGATVREGPQTYHEMLYAFFFYTYANERLNLTIDPRTGQAVP; encoded by the coding sequence ATGCCCGATTCTCTGTTTCGATTCTGTACGCTGCTCCTGATCTGCTGCTGCCTGCAAACAGCCTCGGCCCGGGAGCAGGCACGCCCCGAAATTCATTCCAATACAGGGCCCCTGCAGTTCAAAGACATCCGCTACCTCACCCGCTCCCTCGCTGATTTTCCAGACCGCAAGGCATTCGTCATCGTCGCCTGCAACACGACCTGCCCCCTCGTCAAACGCTATCTCCCCAAACTCAAACGTCTCGAACAGCAATATCGCCCACAGGGAGTTCAATTCATCGCCCTGCACACCGGCCCCACTGACTCCATTCGCGAGATCGCCGAATTTGCGGTAGAACACGAAATCCCCTTCCCCAATGTCCAGGATCGCAAGGGAACCTCCGTCGCTGCTCTGGGACTGACCCGCACGCCGGAAGTCGCCGTTCTCGACGCCAGCTACCGTCTCCACTACCGCGGCCGCATCGATGACCAGTACCGCATCGGGGGTTCGCTGCCGCGACCTTCCCAGGAGAATCTGACGGCCGCGATTGAGGGAGTCCTGCACGGAACGCCGATTTCCGTAACAGAAACCAACGTGGATGGCTGCCTGATTACCCACGCAGCCCAAACAGAGCCCGACCGGTCACTCACTTATTACAAAGACATTCAGCCACTGCTGCAAAAACATTGCACAGACTGTCATCGCCCCGGCACTGAAGCCCCCTTCGCCTTAACAACGCTCGCTGAAGTCCAGAATAACGGTGCGATGATCGCGGAGGTCGTCTCCGACCAGCGCATGCCCCCCTGGTATGGGGGGACGTCACACGCCGAGTTCGCCAATCACCGTGGCATGTCCCGCCGGGAACGTAAACAGGTGACGGACTGGGTCGAGTCAGGCATGCCCGCCGGAACAGAACCCGCCGATTTCAAACCCGCGCTCACTGAAGTCGACGCCGATAAGTGGCTGATCGGCGAACCTGATCTCAAAATCAGCATGCTGGAAAGACACGCGCTCCCCGCGGAGGGATACATTCCCTACCGCTACACCATTCTCCCCTACGTCTTCCCCGAGGATACCTGGGTCTCTGCAATCGAAATCAAACCCGACAATCCCGGCGTCGTCCATCACTGCAACATGGCGGCTGTCACCTTAACGAAGAAATGGGACGAGTCGAATTTTCTCACCGGAAAAGTGCCGGGCTCGGGACCGATGATGCTGCCCGAAGGACTGGGGGTCATGATCCCCAAAGGGAGTGCCCTGGCGTTACAGATTCATTACACCTCGACCGGCAAACCGGAAAACTGTCGCATCTCGGTCGGCTTTAAATACGTGCAGGGCAAAGTTCAGAAACGGTATCGCTTCCTGATCATCAAAAATACGAAATTCGAGATCCCCCCGGAAGCCCCGCACTACGAGGTCAGCAACGCCCGCACACTCAAACAGGACGCCCACGGCATCGGACTCTTCGCCCACATGCATCTCCGCGGCAAGGATCTCTCCTTCCTGGCCCATTACCCGGAAGGGAAACAGGAAAAACTGCTGGTCATTCCCAATTACAGCTTCGACTGGCAAATCGGTTATCTCTGGAAAGACCAGCGGCACTTCTTCCCCAAAGGCACCCGCATCGAAGCCATCGCCCACTACGACAATTCGGCTTTCAATCCCTTCAATCCGGATCCAGGTGCCACCGTCAGGGAGGGACCGCAGACCTACCATGAAATGCTGTACGCGTTCTTCTTCTACACCTATGCGAATGAGCGGCTGAATCTGACCATCGATCCCCGCACCGGACAGGCGGTTCCCTGA
- a CDS encoding glycosyltransferase family 4 protein — translation MRVLFLISGKNVPSSRFRVLNYLPFLKQAGISCTVLASYPEKYEHIPWLGYRLSYLLKRITRYLHYLYACLRPFDLIFIEREIFDIPAYDMELLFLNRPAKCVLDIDDAIFLRYPKKFQVLAEKVDLLIAGNQNLCAVARKYNDHVRLLPTSVITGKYPLKDFSQPPTTKPVIGWTGLDTNIPNLKLVVPALNRLAEKYEFTLCIISASPDPIAELELKGVEVRHLVWNPETEYQDLSAFDIGIMPLKDDEWSRYKCGLKLLQYMALGIPAVASPVGVNAEIIEQGENGFCADSTEAWYASLEQLLTSPELRKQVGLSGRKTVKEEFDTERNSQRLIQFLEETVDQN, via the coding sequence ATGCGTGTCCTGTTCCTGATCTCCGGGAAGAATGTTCCCTCCTCTCGATTTCGGGTGCTGAATTATCTCCCCTTTCTCAAACAGGCAGGCATCTCGTGTACGGTTCTCGCCAGTTACCCCGAAAAATATGAGCACATCCCCTGGCTCGGCTACCGCCTCAGCTACCTGCTCAAACGCATCACCCGCTACCTGCATTATCTCTACGCCTGCCTGAGACCCTTCGATCTGATTTTCATCGAACGGGAAATCTTCGACATCCCCGCCTACGACATGGAACTTTTGTTCCTGAACCGACCCGCCAAATGCGTTCTCGATATTGACGATGCGATTTTTCTCCGCTATCCCAAGAAATTCCAGGTACTGGCGGAGAAAGTCGATCTGCTGATCGCCGGCAACCAGAATCTCTGCGCAGTCGCCCGTAAATATAACGACCACGTCCGACTGCTCCCCACGTCGGTCATCACCGGTAAATACCCCCTCAAGGATTTTAGTCAGCCCCCCACCACCAAACCAGTCATCGGCTGGACCGGCCTTGATACCAACATCCCGAACCTCAAACTCGTCGTCCCGGCACTGAACCGCCTGGCAGAAAAATACGAATTCACACTCTGCATCATCTCAGCCTCCCCCGACCCGATCGCGGAGCTTGAACTGAAGGGAGTCGAAGTCCGCCACCTGGTCTGGAATCCGGAAACGGAATATCAGGACCTCTCCGCCTTCGACATCGGCATCATGCCCTTAAAAGACGATGAATGGTCCCGCTACAAATGCGGCTTAAAACTGCTGCAATACATGGCCCTGGGAATCCCCGCCGTCGCGTCGCCGGTCGGCGTCAATGCAGAGATCATCGAACAGGGGGAGAATGGATTCTGCGCCGATTCAACCGAGGCCTGGTACGCCTCCCTGGAACAGTTACTCACCTCACCCGAGCTGCGAAAACAAGTCGGCCTGAGCGGCCGGAAAACGGTCAAAGAAGAATTCGATACCGAACGCAACAGCCAGCGTTTGATACAGTTCCTGGAAGAGACAGTGGATCAGAACTGA